The bacterium genome has a window encoding:
- a CDS encoding DUF116 domain-containing protein, whose protein sequence is MPIKPRKRLFISLLLALEIAIAAGLFLLWYIPSQGYANFGRNLSVFMAWITGAVVLVFTLGIVFLVVIILRGKEVRGARGLRGILIRYLIPVIIPIGRLFGIPKDDIRRSFIEINNELVKSSSFRVPPKRVLVLLPHCVQLDVCPYRLTVDVKNCRQCGKCDFSELTAIADRLGVEITVATGGTLARRVVMESNPEIIVGVACERDLSAGIVDTYPIPVIGVLLDRPEGPCVNTRVSVDRVSEALQNFLPEGFFDGEQKTDTAPAP, encoded by the coding sequence ATGCCCATCAAACCCCGTAAAAGACTTTTCATCAGCCTCCTCCTGGCGCTGGAGATCGCCATCGCTGCGGGCCTGTTCCTTTTGTGGTACATCCCGTCCCAGGGTTACGCCAATTTCGGCAGGAACCTCTCGGTGTTCATGGCCTGGATCACCGGAGCCGTGGTGCTCGTCTTCACGCTGGGGATCGTCTTTCTCGTGGTCATCATCCTCAGGGGCAAGGAGGTCAGGGGGGCCAGGGGGCTGCGGGGGATCCTCATCCGCTATCTCATCCCCGTGATCATCCCCATCGGCAGGCTGTTCGGCATCCCCAAGGACGACATCCGCCGTTCCTTCATCGAGATCAACAACGAACTGGTAAAATCCAGCTCCTTCAGGGTTCCTCCCAAGCGGGTCCTCGTTCTCCTGCCCCACTGCGTCCAGCTGGACGTCTGCCCGTACCGCCTCACGGTGGACGTGAAAAACTGCCGCCAGTGCGGTAAATGCGACTTTTCCGAGCTGACGGCCATCGCCGACCGTCTGGGAGTCGAGATCACCGTGGCCACGGGGGGGACCCTGGCCCGCCGGGTGGTGATGGAGTCCAACCCGGAGATCATCGTGGGGGTCGCCTGTGAGAGGGACCTTTCCGCCGGCATCGTGGACACCTATCCCATCCCGGTCATCGGGGTCCTCCTGGACCGTCCTGAAGGTCCCTGCGTCAACACCCGTGTCAGCGTGGACAGGGTCAGCGAGGCCCTCCAGAACTTCCTGCCAGAGGGGTTCTTCGACGGTGAGCAGAAGACCGACACAGCCCCGGCCCCCTGA